A DNA window from Phycisphaerales bacterium contains the following coding sequences:
- a CDS encoding FAD-binding oxidoreductase, with product MTAPTSIEPHPDPQSSSTTPGAHDDLHSGHLYWPTRSRSAPLEPAALAPAQLDAVILGAGITGAFVAHALARAGVSVGVLDARGPGRGSTAASTALLLYELDTPLTELSTRIGPPAAAEAYLAAWRALGDLRALVADLDDDADLAARPSLHLAAHRRDMRRLKAEAKARSELGIAVEILGQRDLRDRFGINRPGALLSADAFEVDPLRLTMALLRSAQRAGAVLLPPGVVDASALADRGRPFRLRSTCSGAISARHVVIATGYETPDEFAEIARRVQLRSTYVVATEPLPAEPWPQRALLWDTGEPYLYARTTADGRVLIGGEDEPFMAADRRDALIPAKSRRLLKQLRELAPGIDPRPAFQWAGAFAQTHDGLPWIGRHRNWPDVHFALGYGGNGITFSLIAAQIIANSITGHADPRAQLFGFGR from the coding sequence GTGACCGCGCCAACATCCATCGAACCGCACCCGGACCCGCAGTCGTCGTCAACGACCCCAGGCGCACACGACGACCTGCATTCCGGCCACCTCTACTGGCCGACGCGCAGCCGGTCTGCGCCGCTCGAGCCCGCCGCGCTCGCGCCCGCACAACTCGACGCAGTCATCCTCGGCGCGGGGATCACCGGCGCCTTCGTGGCCCACGCCCTGGCCCGGGCCGGCGTGAGCGTCGGCGTACTCGATGCGCGCGGCCCGGGCCGCGGCAGCACCGCCGCCAGCACCGCGCTTCTCCTCTACGAACTCGACACGCCGCTCACTGAGCTCTCGACGCGCATCGGGCCCCCCGCCGCAGCCGAGGCGTACCTTGCCGCCTGGCGCGCGCTGGGTGACTTGCGGGCTCTCGTGGCCGACCTCGACGACGACGCCGATCTCGCAGCGCGCCCGAGCCTGCACCTCGCAGCCCATCGCCGCGACATGCGCCGCCTCAAGGCCGAGGCGAAGGCCCGCAGCGAACTGGGCATCGCCGTCGAAATCCTCGGCCAGCGCGACCTTCGCGATCGCTTCGGCATCAACCGGCCCGGCGCGCTGCTCAGCGCCGATGCGTTCGAAGTCGATCCGCTTCGGCTCACCATGGCGCTGCTCCGCTCGGCGCAGCGCGCCGGCGCCGTCCTGCTGCCGCCCGGCGTCGTGGACGCTTCCGCGCTCGCTGACAGGGGCCGGCCTTTTCGATTGCGCTCGACCTGCAGCGGCGCCATCAGCGCGCGCCACGTCGTCATCGCCACCGGCTATGAAACGCCCGATGAGTTTGCCGAGATCGCACGCCGCGTCCAACTGCGCAGCACCTACGTCGTCGCCACCGAACCGCTGCCCGCCGAGCCGTGGCCGCAGCGCGCCCTGCTGTGGGACACCGGCGAACCCTATCTCTACGCCCGCACAACTGCCGACGGCCGCGTGCTCATCGGCGGGGAGGACGAGCCCTTCATGGCCGCCGATCGGCGCGATGCGCTCATTCCGGCCAAGTCGCGCCGCCTGCTCAAGCAGTTGCGCGAACTGGCGCCGGGAATCGATCCCCGCCCGGCGTTTCAGTGGGCCGGCGCCTTCGCCCAGACGCACGACGGCCTGCCCTGGATCGGCCGGCATCGCAACTGGCCCGACGTGCACTTTGCGCTTGGCTATGGCGGCAACGGCATCACCTTCAGCCTCATCGCCGCGCAAATCATCGCCAACAGCATCACGGGCCATGCCGACCCGCGCGCCCAACTCTTCGGCTTCGGCCGCTAA
- a CDS encoding N-acetyltransferase: protein MVHLRLTTESDIPAIVDIANWYAANTPANFAVTPEPVSIWIDAWRQQREKYAWFVAEQAGEGIVGFAKASPFRARCAYLWTIETTVYLRAGWHGRGIGRDLYERVLSISRRQGYRKAIGGITLPNPASVSLHEHFGFRHVGTMFRVGWKFGQWHDVGFWELEFDGGDSREPTENIALVAEVLANPAPTAS from the coding sequence ATGGTGCACCTGCGTCTGACGACCGAATCGGATATCCCGGCGATCGTGGACATCGCCAACTGGTACGCCGCCAACACCCCGGCCAACTTCGCCGTCACGCCCGAGCCGGTGTCGATTTGGATTGACGCCTGGCGCCAGCAGCGCGAGAAGTACGCCTGGTTCGTCGCCGAGCAGGCGGGCGAGGGCATCGTCGGTTTCGCCAAGGCCTCGCCGTTTCGCGCGCGCTGCGCCTACCTGTGGACCATCGAAACCACCGTCTACCTCCGTGCCGGCTGGCACGGCCGGGGAATCGGCCGCGACCTCTACGAACGCGTGCTCTCGATCAGCCGCCGCCAGGGATACCGCAAGGCCATCGGCGGCATCACCCTGCCGAATCCTGCGAGCGTGAGCCTGCACGAGCACTTCGGGTTCCGACACGTGGGCACCATGTTTCGCGTCGGCTGGAAGTTCGGCCAGTGGCACGACGTGGGGTTCTGGGAATTGGAATTCGACGGCGGCGACTCGCGGGAACCCACTGAAAACATTGCACTTGTGGCCGAAGTGCTCGCAAATCCCGCTCCGACTGCCTCTTGA
- a CDS encoding TlpA family protein disulfide reductase has protein sequence MKIVIATASALLVASSTLAGPPPAGTDVTQIVRQADETTLKCEQITYDFRFQPLEGAPPSIQSASGQVKAIMGDSMEESPFWVEIDNPNTDGPIGSNPIKIISFDGEKYYELDYEKKTLRWAGADNGGEDLVGLAPRYMMIEFVHPTPFSDELNGESLKLEGTKEINGVECDVVHVVYAESMGEARWYFGQKDHLPHRVERLSGGYSVELDHVNPKVKLKAAEFALEAPEGFTTTEYERPEAPKPLAVGVEAPDFELQSGEGKTVRLKDLRGNVVLIDFWATWCGPCKLAMPGVQEVHEHFKDKNVKVLGISTWENGDKVNDPIKYMKDQGFTYGLLVEGDEVAAAYKVRGIPTFFVVDKEGKVAYVNVGYDPEGEKKLIKVIDELLTKGGV, from the coding sequence ATGAAGATCGTCATTGCCACCGCCAGCGCGCTGCTGGTTGCCTCGTCCACTCTTGCCGGCCCGCCGCCTGCGGGTACGGACGTCACCCAGATCGTCCGCCAGGCGGACGAGACGACGCTCAAGTGCGAGCAGATCACCTACGACTTCCGCTTCCAGCCGCTGGAAGGCGCACCGCCATCGATCCAGTCCGCCTCGGGCCAGGTCAAGGCGATCATGGGCGACTCGATGGAGGAAAGCCCCTTCTGGGTCGAGATCGACAACCCCAACACCGACGGACCCATCGGCTCCAATCCCATCAAGATCATCTCCTTCGACGGCGAGAAGTACTACGAACTCGACTACGAAAAGAAGACGCTCCGCTGGGCCGGCGCCGACAACGGCGGCGAAGATCTCGTCGGCCTCGCGCCGCGCTACATGATGATCGAATTCGTCCACCCCACGCCGTTCTCGGATGAACTTAACGGCGAGTCGCTCAAACTCGAGGGCACGAAGGAGATCAACGGCGTCGAGTGCGACGTCGTCCACGTCGTCTACGCCGAGTCGATGGGCGAAGCCCGCTGGTACTTCGGCCAGAAGGATCACCTCCCCCATCGCGTCGAGCGCCTCAGCGGCGGCTACTCCGTCGAACTCGACCACGTGAACCCCAAGGTCAAACTCAAGGCCGCTGAATTCGCCCTCGAAGCGCCCGAAGGCTTCACCACGACCGAATACGAACGCCCCGAAGCGCCCAAGCCGCTGGCCGTCGGAGTCGAAGCGCCTGACTTCGAACTCCAGTCCGGCGAAGGCAAGACCGTTCGCCTCAAGGACCTGCGCGGCAACGTCGTGCTCATCGACTTCTGGGCCACCTGGTGCGGCCCGTGCAAGTTGGCCATGCCCGGCGTGCAGGAAGTCCACGAACACTTCAAGGACAAGAACGTCAAGGTCCTGGGCATCAGCACGTGGGAGAACGGTGACAAAGTCAATGATCCCATCAAGTACATGAAGGATCAGGGCTTCACCTACGGCCTGCTCGTCGAAGGCGATGAGGTCGCCGCGGCTTACAAGGTGCGCGGCATCCCGACCTTCTTTGTCGTCGACAAGGAAGGCAAGGTCGCCTACGTCAATGTCGGCTACGACCCCGAAGGCGAAAAGAAACTCATCAAGGTCATCGACGAACTGCTCACCAAGGGCGGCGTCTGA
- a CDS encoding 50S ribosome-binding GTPase has protein sequence MNFADTIVARASAAGASRRSLIRLSGPQAWSVLEAISAQSHRPIERQRGVRTHRLGGGCPCLLLCFPGPQSYTGQDVIEIAIPGNPTLIGRVTSAAIDAGARHAEPGEFTARAWLNGRLTLTQAEGVAALIAAASDAQLRAAQALSGNRLGRIAADLCDRLAAALALVEAGIDFTDEEDVVAIAPDDLAGRLSAIIDAIDQTLARAVGSEALSALPTVVLVGPPNAGKSTLYNALLGRRRAVVSAERGTTRDVLVEPMHLDPADPLSPEVLLVDVAGFDESPAGLNPQMQAAAQRAIEQADLLVQLVPPMGGDRDGGCSPATAPVEQSLAARFIVQSKSDLAPGGQAPLAPGALRVSAVTGEGLSELRQRIGEALSDRVASLGAETLALLPRHEQCLREAARHLRDACSLIDARGPRMPVALREPELVAASMRGSLDALGRLAGAISPDDVLGRIFAGFCIGK, from the coding sequence ATGAACTTTGCAGACACCATCGTGGCGCGCGCCTCGGCTGCCGGCGCCTCGCGGCGCAGTTTGATCCGCTTGTCCGGGCCGCAGGCGTGGTCCGTGCTTGAAGCCATCAGCGCCCAATCGCACCGGCCCATCGAGCGGCAACGCGGCGTCCGCACGCACCGGCTCGGCGGGGGCTGCCCGTGCCTGCTGCTGTGCTTTCCCGGGCCGCAGAGTTACACCGGCCAGGATGTGATCGAAATCGCGATTCCCGGAAACCCGACGCTGATCGGACGAGTGACCAGCGCGGCCATCGACGCCGGGGCGCGGCACGCCGAGCCGGGCGAATTCACCGCCCGCGCCTGGCTCAATGGCCGGCTGACGCTCACGCAGGCGGAGGGGGTTGCAGCGCTGATCGCGGCGGCGTCGGATGCTCAACTCCGCGCCGCGCAGGCGCTGAGCGGCAACCGGCTCGGGCGCATTGCCGCCGATCTGTGCGACCGCCTTGCCGCGGCGCTGGCGCTGGTTGAGGCCGGCATCGACTTCACCGACGAGGAGGACGTGGTGGCCATCGCGCCTGACGATCTGGCCGGCCGGCTGAGTGCGATCATCGACGCGATCGACCAGACGCTGGCGCGAGCCGTGGGCAGCGAAGCGCTCAGCGCGCTGCCGACGGTGGTGCTCGTCGGTCCGCCCAACGCGGGCAAATCGACGCTCTACAACGCATTGCTCGGCCGGCGCCGAGCGGTCGTGAGCGCCGAGCGCGGCACGACGCGCGATGTCCTTGTCGAGCCGATGCACCTGGATCCGGCCGATCCACTTTCGCCGGAAGTGCTGCTCGTGGATGTTGCAGGGTTTGACGAATCACCCGCGGGTCTGAACCCGCAGATGCAGGCGGCGGCGCAGCGCGCCATCGAGCAGGCGGATCTGCTTGTGCAACTCGTCCCTCCGATGGGCGGCGATCGCGATGGCGGATGCTCGCCTGCAACGGCCCCAGTTGAACAGTCACTCGCCGCTCGGTTCATCGTGCAGTCAAAGTCGGATCTGGCGCCGGGCGGGCAGGCCCCGCTTGCGCCGGGCGCGCTTCGAGTGAGCGCGGTCACGGGAGAGGGTCTGAGCGAGTTGCGGCAGCGCATCGGCGAGGCGCTGTCGGATCGGGTGGCGTCGCTCGGCGCTGAGACGCTGGCGCTGCTGCCGCGGCACGAGCAGTGCCTGCGCGAGGCGGCGAGGCATCTGCGGGATGCCTGTTCGCTGATTGATGCGAGAGGGCCGCGGATGCCGGTGGCTTTGCGCGAGCCGGAACTGGTCGCCGCTTCGATGCGAGGATCGCTCGATGCGCTCGGCCGACTTGCGGGCGCGATCTCGCCCGACGACGTGCTCGGCCGCATCTTCGCCGGCTTCTGCATCGGAAAATAA
- a CDS encoding YidC/Oxa1 family insertase periplasmic-domain containing protein — MSPRFKRFLITSLVILVGLAIVAVLIRGAGQSKQQPGPAAPAVQPESQPQTQPPAEGESDDQAMDDTGADQQPEGQAAQSSPDEIGPPGDEQPPAAVPTGLHFQPQESGPLAPLGNLDSPDNAARLMLEFSPYGAGLSQITLADFYESRERSSDDRYTLLDGQPDSRPALGIRRIYINGERVDAFDDPRWFRQIAPGEFEAVVVDAQDRPVLTVSRRYELGDSEGEVTLHQSLRNETSEPMTVSLEQWGPGDLPYSQNGYGDFRRVRFGYLDPRSASEVLAHESDFLLRRHTVIKDAIERARETGDAPESQFIWPNATSLQRNYTLAWAATTNRYFGFAVHRAVENPEANLARALDQVDRVEMWVNSPAPRLSDIDDKAADTLYMNLKLVGNEVQLSPGQTRNLDLGVYAGPLRSSLLAAEQPYQAFNLKELVVYQLTCAWCTFQWLTHFLLWFLRLIEGDVIRIAGVGIGVHDWAVAIIILVLFVRVLLHPLTKKGQVSMQRMSRGMAKLQPEMKKLQEKYKDNPKKLQQEQMALYREHNINPAGCLGMLPMLLQSPIWIALYAMLYFAIELRQQPAFYGVFQMFGNWAFLADLSQPDHFISLGHSILGSIPKIGPYLEKIPLVGSVSSINLLPILMGVIFYLQQKYMTPPNPNMTPEQAQQQKIMKIVFPLVFPIMLYTAPSGLTLYIMTSSTVGILESRYIRSHIDSLDLDKDAKPVAARPTKKVPNRAQRSGRSR, encoded by the coding sequence ATGTCACCGCGATTCAAGCGATTCCTCATTACGTCATTGGTCATCCTGGTCGGGCTGGCCATTGTGGCGGTGCTCATCCGCGGCGCGGGCCAGTCGAAGCAGCAGCCGGGCCCAGCCGCGCCGGCTGTGCAACCCGAGTCTCAGCCGCAGACTCAGCCCCCGGCTGAAGGCGAGAGCGACGACCAGGCGATGGACGATACCGGCGCCGACCAGCAGCCCGAGGGGCAAGCGGCTCAGTCGTCACCGGATGAGATCGGCCCACCCGGTGATGAACAGCCGCCGGCAGCGGTTCCGACGGGCCTGCACTTCCAGCCGCAGGAGTCCGGGCCGCTGGCGCCATTGGGCAATCTGGACTCGCCCGACAACGCAGCGCGACTGATGCTCGAGTTCAGCCCGTACGGAGCTGGACTCTCGCAGATAACGCTGGCTGATTTTTATGAGAGCCGCGAGCGGTCGTCCGACGATCGATACACGCTGCTCGACGGCCAGCCCGACAGCCGGCCCGCGCTGGGCATACGCCGAATCTACATCAACGGCGAACGCGTCGATGCATTCGACGATCCTCGCTGGTTCCGGCAGATCGCGCCGGGCGAATTCGAGGCGGTGGTCGTGGATGCCCAGGACCGGCCGGTGCTGACGGTGTCGCGCCGCTATGAACTGGGCGACTCCGAAGGCGAGGTCACGCTCCACCAGTCTCTGCGCAATGAGACGAGCGAACCGATGACGGTGAGCCTCGAGCAGTGGGGCCCGGGCGACCTGCCCTATTCGCAGAACGGCTACGGCGACTTCCGGCGGGTGCGCTTCGGTTACCTCGATCCGCGCAGCGCGTCAGAAGTGCTGGCCCACGAAAGCGATTTCCTGCTCCGCCGCCACACCGTAATCAAGGACGCCATCGAGCGGGCCCGGGAAACCGGCGATGCGCCCGAGAGCCAGTTCATCTGGCCTAATGCGACGAGCCTGCAGCGCAACTACACGCTGGCTTGGGCGGCGACGACGAACCGGTATTTCGGCTTTGCGGTGCACCGGGCCGTGGAGAACCCCGAAGCGAATCTGGCCCGGGCTCTCGACCAGGTCGATCGCGTCGAGATGTGGGTGAACTCGCCGGCGCCGCGGCTGAGCGACATCGACGACAAGGCTGCCGACACGCTCTACATGAATCTGAAACTGGTGGGCAACGAGGTGCAACTCTCGCCCGGCCAGACCCGGAATCTCGACCTGGGCGTGTACGCCGGGCCGCTGCGCAGTTCGCTGCTCGCCGCCGAGCAGCCGTACCAGGCGTTCAACCTCAAGGAACTCGTCGTTTACCAGTTGACCTGTGCGTGGTGCACATTCCAGTGGCTCACGCACTTTCTTCTGTGGTTCCTGCGGCTGATCGAGGGCGACGTGATCCGCATCGCCGGCGTGGGGATCGGCGTCCACGACTGGGCGGTGGCGATCATCATTCTCGTGCTGTTCGTGCGCGTGCTGCTGCATCCCCTGACCAAGAAGGGCCAGGTGTCGATGCAGCGCATGAGCAGGGGCATGGCCAAACTTCAGCCGGAGATGAAGAAGCTCCAGGAGAAGTACAAGGACAACCCCAAGAAGCTCCAGCAGGAGCAGATGGCGCTCTACCGCGAGCACAACATCAACCCAGCGGGGTGCCTGGGCATGCTGCCGATGCTGCTCCAATCGCCGATCTGGATCGCGCTGTACGCGATGCTCTACTTCGCGATCGAGTTGCGCCAGCAGCCGGCGTTCTACGGCGTGTTTCAGATGTTCGGCAACTGGGCGTTTTTGGCCGATCTTTCGCAGCCGGACCACTTCATTTCGCTTGGCCACTCGATCCTGGGCAGCATCCCGAAGATCGGGCCGTATCTCGAAAAGATTCCGCTCGTGGGCTCGGTGTCGAGCATTAACCTGCTGCCGATTCTCATGGGCGTGATCTTCTACCTGCAGCAGAAGTACATGACGCCGCCGAACCCGAACATGACGCCCGAGCAGGCGCAGCAGCAGAAGATCATGAAGATCGTCTTCCCGCTCGTGTTCCCGATCATGCTCTACACGGCGCCCAGCGGGCTGACGCTCTACATCATGACTTCGAGCACGGTGGGTATTCTCGAGAGCCGGTACATCCGCTCGCACATCGACTCGCTCGATCTCGACAAGGACGCCAAACCCGTGGCGGCGCGGCCGACGAAAAAAGTGCCTAACCGCGCGCAGCGGTCCGGCCGGTCGCGCTGA
- a CDS encoding metallophosphoesterase family protein, translating into MRLAVISDIHGNAEALRAVLAHIETQNVEGIVCLGDIVGYGPEPLECVDLVEARCQWSLLGNHDFGVLYEPTNFNPGAEQAAYWTRAQFENEQDEKARARRWAFLSQLRVRVKFGSENQIIAVHGSPRRPINEYVFPDDAINGTLKIQQIFERIDRCAVVGHTHVPGVFTDEPDFYGPAELKNKFTFQDGEKCMINVGSVGQPRDNDPRASYVVLEDGSVEFHRVGYDIDTVARKIKAIAQLNDWLADRLYEGR; encoded by the coding sequence TTGCGCCTCGCGGTCATCTCAGACATCCATGGCAACGCCGAGGCGCTCCGGGCCGTGCTCGCGCACATCGAGACCCAGAACGTCGAGGGCATCGTCTGTCTGGGCGACATCGTCGGCTACGGACCCGAGCCGCTCGAATGCGTCGATCTCGTCGAGGCCCGGTGCCAGTGGTCGCTGCTGGGCAACCACGATTTCGGGGTGCTCTACGAGCCGACCAACTTCAACCCCGGCGCCGAGCAGGCGGCCTACTGGACGCGGGCCCAGTTCGAGAACGAGCAGGACGAGAAGGCCCGGGCTCGCCGCTGGGCGTTTCTGAGCCAGCTGCGCGTGCGGGTGAAGTTCGGCAGCGAGAACCAGATCATCGCCGTGCACGGCTCGCCGCGCCGGCCGATCAATGAATACGTCTTCCCCGACGATGCGATCAACGGCACGCTCAAGATCCAGCAGATCTTCGAGCGCATCGACCGCTGCGCCGTGGTCGGACACACGCACGTGCCGGGCGTGTTTACGGATGAGCCCGACTTTTACGGCCCGGCGGAGTTGAAGAACAAGTTCACGTTCCAGGACGGCGAGAAGTGCATGATCAACGTGGGTTCGGTCGGCCAGCCGCGCGACAACGACCCGCGTGCGAGTTACGTGGTTCTGGAAGACGGCTCGGTGGAATTCCACCGGGTCGGCTATGACATCGATACCGTGGCGCGGAAGATCAAGGCCATCGCGCAGTTGAACGACTGGCTCGCGGATCGCCTCTACGAGGGCCGGTGA
- the lpdA gene encoding dihydrolipoyl dehydrogenase: MADSQFDLIVIGGGPGGYVGAIRASQLGMKVACVERDRLGGVCLNWGCIPTKALLKSAYLYQEVARHGKEWGFEYERLTHNWEKVIGRSRGVADTLNKGIHYLFKKNNIMHFEGHAKITRSAKATLPCEVQVFDKPGGTKQHTITAPKVLVATGAAPRELPFAPFDGKTVIGSKEAMTMAVQPKRMLIVGAGAIGVEFAYFYNAFGTEVTIVEMLDRLLPIEDDDVSKVLEREFKKSGINIRTSHITKKIEKTRSGLAVTIAATGDESKTETIETDVVLVAIGVRGRYDGLFDAALGIETFKDHIKVAYKDVEDPTYQTSAPGIYAIGDVIGPPWLAHVASEEAVACVERMNGHDCVGVDYDSIPGCTYCHPQVASIGKTERALKEEGLVAGKDYNVGNYGLKAHGKAIAEGENVGMVKLLTSIPHGEILGAHLIGAEATELIAEFALARSVEATAEDIINTVHAHPTMNEAIHEAALASEGRMIHG; encoded by the coding sequence ATGGCCGATTCTCAGTTCGATCTCATTGTCATCGGTGGCGGGCCCGGCGGCTATGTCGGCGCCATCCGTGCCTCACAACTGGGCATGAAAGTCGCCTGCGTCGAGCGCGACCGGCTCGGCGGCGTCTGCCTCAACTGGGGTTGCATCCCGACCAAGGCCCTGCTCAAGAGCGCCTATCTCTACCAGGAAGTCGCCAGGCACGGCAAGGAATGGGGCTTTGAATACGAGCGGCTGACCCACAACTGGGAGAAGGTCATCGGCCGCAGCCGCGGCGTGGCCGACACGCTCAATAAGGGCATCCACTACCTCTTCAAGAAGAACAACATCATGCACTTCGAGGGCCACGCGAAGATCACCCGCTCGGCCAAGGCCACGCTGCCCTGCGAAGTGCAGGTCTTCGACAAACCCGGCGGCACAAAGCAGCACACCATCACCGCGCCCAAGGTGCTTGTCGCCACCGGCGCCGCGCCGCGCGAACTGCCGTTTGCCCCCTTCGACGGCAAGACCGTCATCGGCTCGAAGGAAGCGATGACCATGGCCGTGCAGCCCAAGCGCATGCTCATCGTCGGCGCGGGCGCCATCGGCGTCGAGTTCGCCTATTTCTACAACGCCTTCGGCACCGAAGTAACCATCGTCGAAATGCTCGACCGCCTGCTGCCCATCGAAGACGATGACGTGAGCAAGGTGCTCGAGCGCGAGTTCAAGAAGTCGGGCATCAACATCCGCACGAGCCACATCACCAAGAAGATCGAAAAGACGCGCAGCGGCCTGGCGGTGACCATCGCCGCAACAGGCGACGAGAGCAAGACGGAGACGATCGAGACGGACGTGGTGCTCGTGGCCATCGGCGTGCGCGGCCGCTACGACGGCCTGTTCGATGCGGCGCTGGGCATCGAGACCTTCAAGGACCACATCAAAGTTGCCTACAAGGACGTGGAAGATCCGACTTACCAGACCAGCGCCCCGGGCATCTACGCCATCGGCGATGTCATCGGCCCGCCCTGGCTCGCCCACGTCGCCAGCGAGGAAGCCGTCGCCTGCGTCGAACGCATGAACGGCCACGACTGCGTCGGCGTCGATTACGACTCGATCCCCGGCTGCACCTACTGCCACCCGCAGGTCGCCAGCATCGGCAAAACCGAACGGGCGCTCAAGGAAGAGGGCCTCGTCGCCGGGAAGGACTACAACGTCGGCAACTACGGCCTCAAGGCGCATGGCAAGGCGATCGCCGAGGGCGAGAACGTCGGCATGGTGAAACTGCTCACGAGCATTCCGCACGGCGAGATCCTCGGCGCGCACCTCATTGGCGCTGAAGCGACGGAACTCATCGCCGAGTTCGCGTTGGCGCGAAGCGTCGAAGCGACCGCCGAGGACATCATCAACACGGTGCACGCACACCCGACGATGAACGAAGCAATCCACGAAGCCGCGCTGGCCAGCGAAGGCCGGATGATCCACGGGTGA
- a CDS encoding cupin domain-containing protein encodes MATAIKADERAFFDFGGLGVRWKIDAAEAGGRFSVVHHPIAPRALAAPLHRHRNEDEYSYVLRGRLGALLGDEVVTAEPGTWVFKPRGQWHTFWNAGDEPCEIIEIISPGGFEDFFREVAAAWGDVEQFAAIAAKYKLEMDLGSIPGLCERFGLTFPEL; translated from the coding sequence ATGGCGACGGCGATCAAGGCCGATGAGCGAGCATTTTTCGATTTCGGCGGGCTGGGCGTTCGATGGAAGATCGATGCGGCCGAGGCGGGGGGGCGATTTTCGGTGGTTCACCACCCCATCGCGCCGCGGGCTTTGGCCGCGCCGCTGCACCGGCACAGGAACGAGGATGAGTACTCCTATGTCCTGCGCGGCCGGCTGGGAGCCTTGCTGGGCGATGAAGTCGTTACCGCCGAACCGGGCACGTGGGTCTTCAAGCCGCGGGGCCAGTGGCACACGTTCTGGAATGCCGGCGATGAGCCGTGCGAGATCATCGAGATTATCAGCCCTGGCGGTTTCGAGGACTTCTTTCGTGAAGTCGCAGCCGCATGGGGGGATGTCGAGCAGTTCGCCGCCATCGCCGCCAAGTACAAGCTCGAGATGGATCTGGGCAGCATTCCGGGGTTGTGCGAGCGCTTCGGGCTCACGTTCCCGGAGCTGTAA
- a CDS encoding helix-turn-helix transcriptional regulator: MTQIRKNPPASSHSRPNRCCPNLADLLDPKLFRALADANRLSLFMRLAACGEPCTVGQLNACCPVDLSVVSRHLAILRDAGALESTKRGKEVYYRVNFERLVPVMRGIAGALENCQCETNSCCFSAIDRAATPISAPPSTSARRQPPRRKTDSQSRKERSS, from the coding sequence ATGACGCAAATACGCAAGAACCCGCCCGCCTCCAGCCACTCTCGCCCGAATCGCTGCTGCCCCAATCTCGCCGACCTGCTCGACCCCAAACTCTTCCGCGCCCTGGCCGACGCCAACCGCCTCTCCCTGTTCATGCGCCTGGCCGCGTGCGGCGAGCCCTGCACCGTCGGCCAGCTCAACGCCTGCTGCCCCGTCGATCTCTCCGTCGTTTCGCGCCACCTGGCCATCCTCCGCGACGCCGGGGCCCTCGAGTCAACCAAGCGCGGCAAAGAGGTCTACTACCGCGTGAACTTTGAGCGGCTCGTGCCGGTGATGCGCGGCATCGCCGGGGCTCTCGAGAACTGCCAGTGCGAAACCAACTCCTGCTGCTTCAGCGCCATTGACCGCGCCGCCACTCCAATATCCGCACCGCCGTCCACGTCGGCCCGGCGCCAACCGCCGCGCCGAAAAACTGACTCTCAATCCCGAA